One window from the genome of Magnolia sinica isolate HGM2019 chromosome 4, MsV1, whole genome shotgun sequence encodes:
- the LOC131243450 gene encoding protein SMALL AUXIN UP-REGULATED RNA 12-like — protein MAIRKSNKLPQAAVIKQILKRCSSLGRKQGYESDDQGLPMDVPKGHFAVYVGEKRSRFIVPISYLTHPEFQNLLQRAEEEFGFDHDMGLTIPCEEVVFRSLTSMLS, from the coding sequence ATGGCCATCAGGAAATCAAACAAACTCCCCCAAGCAGCAGTCATCAAACAAATCCTCAAGAGATGTTCCAGCTTGGGTAGAAAACAAGGCTACGAGTCAGATGATCAAGGCCTTCCAATGGATGTCCCCAAAGGCCACTTCGCCGTCTACGTCGGCGAGAAGAGAAGCCGCTTCATCGTCCCAATCTCCTACCTAACTCATCCCGAGTTCCAGAACCTCCTCCAGAGAGCCGAGGAGGAATTCGGCTTCGATCACGACATGGGTCTTACCATCCCTTGTGAAGAAGTTGTCTTCCGATCTCTAACATCGATGCTGAGTTGA